A genomic segment from Orrella daihaiensis encodes:
- a CDS encoding valine--tRNA ligase — protein sequence MTSKPTNAADSLPKSFEPADIESRWYPKWESSGYFQAGQHVAGADPNLPPYVIQFPPPNVTGTLHMGHAFNQTIMDGLVRYHRMRGQDTVFVPGTDHAGIATQIVVERQLDAKNISRHDLGREKFTQKVWEWKQESGGTITRQVRRLGASADWPREYFTMDDRMSKGVIETFVRLYEQGLIYRGKRLVNWDPKLLTAVSDLEVQSVETEGSLWHICYPFVDGPQTIEEDGERKTLRGMTIATTRPETMLADGALCVHPDDPRYQHLVGKMVDLPLCDRQIPIIADDFVDMKFGTGVVKITGAHDFNDYACAMRHNLPLIVIFTLDAKVNDNGPVQFRGMDRFDAREAVVKELQQQGFLVKVEKHTMMQPRGDRTGVVLEPMLTDQWFVAMSKPAPAGTLHPGKSITEVALDVVRDGQIQFYPSNWTTTYNQWLENIQDWCISRQLWWGHQIPAWYGQNGEVFVARSEADAQAQAQAAGYSGTLARDPDVLDTWFSSALVPFTTMGWPDKTPDLQKYLPSSVLVTGFDIIFFWVARMVMMTTHLIGEVPFRHVYVHGLIRDAEGQKMSKSKGNTLDPVDLIDGIDLPTLVAKRTYGLMNPKQAENIEKATRKHYPDGIAAFGTDALRFTMAAYASLGRNINFDLKRCEGYRNFCNKLWNAARFVLMNTADYIPTGHLAKRDGLPERWILTRLQSVKQEVEKGFSDYRFDNIANALYHFVWDEYCDWYLELAKVQIQSGDANTKAACQATLIEVLEEVLRLLHPITPFITEELWQKVSLVAGTRDEQTDTSVSIQPFPMTDDKLLDQQAEEEFASLKARIEAVRTLRSEMQLSPAERVPLIAQGPQDSLKSQAPYLAFLAKLASVEVLDTLPEDSGAPIQVVGDCRLMLKVEIDVQAEIARLDKEIARLTAEIGKANGKLSNESFVQKAPPQVVAQEKERVANFSDTLQKIKAQRSRLEQ from the coding sequence ATGACTAGCAAACCAACCAACGCAGCAGACAGCCTACCGAAGAGTTTTGAGCCAGCCGACATCGAAAGCCGCTGGTATCCCAAATGGGAGTCTTCAGGCTATTTCCAGGCCGGGCAGCACGTTGCTGGCGCTGACCCAAACCTGCCGCCCTACGTAATCCAGTTCCCCCCGCCAAACGTCACAGGCACCTTACACATGGGGCACGCCTTTAACCAGACCATCATGGATGGCCTGGTTCGCTACCACCGCATGCGGGGCCAGGACACTGTGTTTGTGCCAGGCACTGACCATGCCGGGATCGCCACGCAGATCGTGGTCGAGCGCCAACTGGACGCCAAGAACATCAGCCGACATGACCTCGGCCGCGAGAAATTCACGCAAAAAGTCTGGGAATGGAAACAAGAGTCCGGGGGAACGATCACGCGTCAAGTCAGGCGTTTAGGTGCCTCGGCCGACTGGCCACGTGAGTACTTCACGATGGATGATCGCATGTCCAAAGGCGTGATCGAGACCTTTGTGCGCCTGTACGAACAGGGCTTGATTTACCGCGGCAAACGGCTGGTGAACTGGGATCCCAAACTGTTGACGGCCGTCTCGGATCTGGAAGTGCAGTCCGTTGAAACCGAGGGCTCACTTTGGCATATCTGTTACCCCTTTGTCGATGGCCCGCAAACGATCGAAGAGGACGGCGAGCGCAAAACCCTGCGCGGCATGACCATTGCCACCACCCGGCCAGAAACCATGCTCGCTGACGGTGCGCTGTGTGTCCATCCTGATGACCCGCGCTATCAACACCTGGTGGGCAAGATGGTTGATCTGCCATTGTGCGACCGCCAGATTCCCATCATCGCAGACGATTTTGTGGACATGAAGTTCGGTACCGGCGTCGTCAAAATCACCGGCGCTCACGACTTTAACGACTACGCGTGTGCCATGCGGCACAACCTGCCCTTGATTGTGATCTTCACGCTAGACGCCAAGGTCAATGACAACGGCCCGGTACAGTTTCGCGGCATGGATCGGTTTGATGCGCGCGAAGCCGTCGTCAAAGAACTTCAGCAGCAAGGCTTTCTGGTCAAAGTTGAAAAGCACACCATGATGCAGCCACGCGGTGATCGCACTGGTGTGGTGTTGGAACCTATGCTGACTGACCAGTGGTTTGTGGCCATGAGCAAGCCTGCGCCAGCCGGAACCCTGCACCCGGGCAAATCAATCACAGAGGTGGCGCTAGACGTCGTGCGTGACGGTCAGATCCAGTTCTACCCCTCGAACTGGACCACCACGTACAACCAGTGGCTAGAGAACATCCAGGACTGGTGCATTTCACGCCAGCTGTGGTGGGGCCATCAAATCCCCGCCTGGTATGGTCAAAACGGTGAAGTGTTTGTGGCCAGAAGCGAAGCTGACGCCCAGGCTCAGGCTCAAGCGGCTGGTTACAGCGGTACGCTTGCGCGTGACCCCGATGTGCTCGATACGTGGTTCTCCTCTGCGCTGGTGCCATTTACCACCATGGGCTGGCCCGACAAGACGCCAGACCTACAGAAGTATCTGCCATCGAGTGTGCTGGTCACGGGCTTTGACATTATTTTCTTCTGGGTGGCTCGCATGGTCATGATGACCACGCATTTGATTGGTGAGGTGCCATTCAGACATGTGTATGTACATGGCCTGATTCGTGATGCCGAAGGCCAGAAGATGAGTAAATCCAAAGGCAATACGCTCGACCCGGTTGATTTGATTGATGGGATTGACCTGCCAACGCTGGTGGCCAAGCGCACCTATGGGCTGATGAACCCCAAACAGGCCGAGAACATTGAGAAAGCGACCCGCAAACATTATCCCGATGGCATTGCTGCATTCGGAACCGATGCCTTGCGCTTTACGATGGCGGCCTACGCGTCGCTTGGGCGCAACATCAACTTCGATTTAAAGCGCTGCGAAGGCTACCGCAACTTTTGTAACAAGCTGTGGAATGCAGCACGCTTTGTGTTGATGAATACGGCAGATTACATCCCAACCGGTCATCTGGCCAAACGCGACGGGCTGCCTGAGCGCTGGATTCTGACCCGCCTGCAATCAGTCAAACAAGAGGTGGAAAAAGGATTCTCGGACTACCGCTTTGACAACATCGCCAATGCGCTTTACCACTTTGTGTGGGATGAGTACTGTGATTGGTACCTGGAGCTAGCCAAGGTGCAGATTCAGTCAGGCGATGCCAATACCAAAGCCGCCTGCCAGGCAACACTGATCGAGGTGCTTGAAGAGGTGCTGCGACTGCTGCACCCGATCACACCCTTCATTACAGAAGAGCTCTGGCAAAAAGTGTCACTGGTCGCGGGTACCCGCGATGAGCAAACAGACACCAGTGTAAGCATTCAACCCTTCCCGATGACCGATGACAAACTACTTGATCAGCAAGCCGAAGAGGAGTTTGCCAGCTTGAAAGCCCGTATTGAGGCGGTTCGAACCCTGCGCAGCGAAATGCAGCTTTCACCGGCAGAACGCGTACCGCTGATCGCCCAAGGCCCACAAGATAGTTTGAAGTCACAGGCGCCTTATCTCGCCTTTCTGGCAAAGCTAGCCAGCGTGGAGGTTCTCGACACCCTGCCTGAGGACAGTGGCGCACCCATCCAGGTGGTGGGC
- the ndk gene encoding nucleoside-diphosphate kinase produces the protein MSVQRTLSIIKPDAVAKNVIGQILARFEQAGLKVIAARMMQLSREDAGRFYAVHKERPFFKDLVDFMVSGPVMVQVLEGENAIQKNRDLMGATDPKKADKGTIRADFAESIDANAVHGSDAPETAATEIAFFFPEMNIHSR, from the coding sequence ATGTCTGTACAACGCACTTTGTCGATCATTAAGCCCGATGCCGTCGCCAAAAACGTCATTGGTCAAATTCTTGCCCGCTTTGAGCAAGCCGGCCTTAAAGTCATCGCTGCCCGCATGATGCAACTCTCGCGTGAAGACGCTGGCCGTTTTTATGCTGTGCACAAAGAACGTCCTTTCTTTAAGGACCTGGTTGATTTCATGGTGTCAGGGCCGGTCATGGTGCAGGTTCTCGAGGGCGAGAATGCCATCCAGAAAAATCGTGACCTGATGGGCGCGACCGATCCCAAGAAAGCTGACAAGGGCACGATCCGCGCAGACTTTGCCGAAAGCATTGATGCCAACGCAGTGCATGGATCTGACGCGCCCGAGACGGCCGCCACCGAGATTGCATTCTTTTTTCCGGAAATGAACATCCACAGTCGTTAA
- the rlmN gene encoding 23S rRNA (adenine(2503)-C(2))-methyltransferase RlmN, whose product MNADAQSPTNLIGMEQTALVEMIGSWGDKPFRAKQLMRWIHQRGESDFSHMTDLAGAFRQRLASQCSITAPEVLKRHVSADHTHKWLFDVGNDNAIETVFIPEDDRGTLCISSQAGCTVACPFCSTGHQGFSRNLSVAEIIGQLWWARHDLLASGAVTRLDGNEPTNDRIISNVVFMGMGEPLLNYDAVLGALKLMLDDHAYGLSRRRVTVSTSGVVPIMDRLANDCPVALAVSLHAPNDALRDHLVPLNKKYPLRELLAACERYLKVAPRDFITFEYVMLQEVNDSLQHARELVDIAAQVPCKINLIPFNPFPGSGLQRSSSNRVHAFARALQEQGVVTTIRKTRGDDIDAACGQLAGDIKDRTKLTERRVAQAAAHKLKDIAVTEVRS is encoded by the coding sequence ATGAACGCCGACGCACAGTCACCTACCAACCTGATCGGGATGGAACAGACTGCCCTAGTCGAGATGATCGGCTCTTGGGGTGATAAGCCGTTTCGAGCCAAGCAATTGATGCGTTGGATTCACCAGCGGGGTGAGTCTGATTTCAGCCACATGACCGATTTGGCGGGGGCTTTCAGGCAGCGGCTGGCCAGCCAGTGTTCAATCACCGCACCCGAGGTGCTCAAGCGCCACGTGTCCGCAGACCACACCCACAAGTGGCTGTTTGATGTTGGTAACGACAACGCCATCGAGACGGTCTTCATTCCCGAAGATGATCGCGGCACCCTCTGCATATCGAGCCAAGCCGGTTGCACCGTGGCATGTCCGTTTTGTTCGACCGGTCATCAAGGGTTCAGTCGTAACCTGTCAGTGGCTGAAATCATCGGTCAGTTATGGTGGGCGCGCCACGATTTGTTGGCAAGCGGTGCGGTGACCCGACTCGATGGCAATGAGCCGACCAATGATCGAATCATCAGCAACGTCGTATTCATGGGCATGGGCGAGCCTTTGCTTAACTATGACGCGGTACTCGGTGCGTTAAAGCTCATGCTCGATGATCACGCGTATGGTCTGTCACGTCGCCGTGTCACGGTATCAACCTCTGGCGTGGTGCCGATCATGGATCGCTTGGCCAATGACTGCCCGGTCGCCTTGGCGGTCTCGTTGCATGCACCCAATGACGCGCTTCGCGATCATTTGGTGCCGTTAAACAAGAAGTATCCGTTGCGTGAATTGCTCGCAGCGTGCGAGCGCTATTTGAAAGTCGCGCCGCGCGACTTCATCACCTTTGAGTACGTCATGTTGCAAGAGGTCAACGACAGCTTGCAACATGCCCGAGAGCTTGTGGACATTGCGGCTCAGGTGCCTTGCAAGATCAACCTCATTCCGTTTAACCCGTTTCCAGGTTCGGGTTTGCAGCGCTCGTCATCGAATCGCGTCCATGCGTTCGCGCGCGCGTTGCAGGAACAGGGTGTCGTCACCACCATTCGCAAGACCCGCGGTGATGATATTGATGCGGCCTGTGGGCAATTGGCCGGTGACATCAAGGACCGCACCAAGCTCACTGAACGCCGGGTGGCACAGGCAGCCGCGCATAAATTGAAAGACATTGCGGTCACGGAGGTCAGGTCATGA
- a CDS encoding helix-turn-helix domain-containing protein: protein MSLEDPKTVPLKFESPPEPSEPVTAIAALRTIRVARGMSLDDVSARLKFPARLIDALENERWDALPKGIALKTLTKNYTRLLGVDFEALEPVLRQHLSATQSGIANHTSTRAIGESMEETRSSGSAGWVVLVVMVIVIIVTVAIWQGMVPDSLMPSWLKGPSNVG, encoded by the coding sequence ATGAGTCTTGAAGACCCTAAGACTGTTCCGCTCAAATTTGAGTCACCGCCTGAGCCCTCCGAACCGGTCACAGCCATTGCAGCGCTACGCACCATACGGGTGGCGCGCGGTATGTCTTTAGACGATGTGTCTGCCCGGTTGAAGTTTCCCGCCCGTCTGATTGATGCGCTCGAGAACGAACGCTGGGACGCATTGCCCAAGGGGATTGCGTTAAAGACGCTGACTAAAAATTACACCCGTCTGCTCGGCGTGGATTTTGAGGCGCTCGAACCTGTTTTACGGCAGCACTTGTCAGCCACACAAAGTGGAATTGCCAACCACACCTCGACGCGCGCGATTGGCGAGTCGATGGAAGAAACCCGATCCTCGGGTTCAGCCGGTTGGGTTGTGCTAGTGGTCATGGTGATTGTCATCATCGTGACCGTGGCCATTTGGCAGGGCATGGTGCCTGATAGCCTGATGCCATCGTGGTTAAAGGGGCCATCCAATGTCGGCTAA
- the ispG gene encoding flavodoxin-dependent (E)-4-hydroxy-3-methylbut-2-enyl-diphosphate synthase, with protein MSAKATATQDAGAPMTQCLPAVGPAARRPTRQAKVVWGDTVVRVGGDAPVVVQSMTNTDTADAIATAIQVKELALAGSEIVRITVNTPEAAQAIVAIREQLDRMGVSVPLCGDFHFNGHKLLTQFPECAQALSKYRINPGNMGGGKRRDDNFAQMIEVACRHNKPVRIGVNWGSLDQELLARMMDENQQRAVPLDAQAVMRDALVVSAISNAERAQQLGLPGDAIVLSCKVSHVQDLIAVYRDLSARCDYPLHLGLTEAGMGTKGVVASTAALAVLLQEGIGDTIRISLTPEPGGDRCREVVVAQEILQTMGLRAFTPMVIACPGCGRTTSTVFQELADDIQRYLREQMPVWRTQYPGVESMNVAVMGCVVNGPGESRHADIGISLPGTGEVPAAPVYVDGVRTVTLKGDRIAEEFQVIVQNYIEKRYGRQSGQ; from the coding sequence ATGTCGGCTAAGGCAACGGCCACGCAGGATGCGGGTGCACCGATGACCCAGTGCTTGCCAGCGGTCGGACCGGCTGCCAGACGCCCGACTCGGCAGGCCAAGGTCGTCTGGGGTGATACGGTTGTGCGCGTGGGTGGTGATGCGCCCGTGGTGGTGCAGTCAATGACCAACACCGACACGGCTGATGCGATTGCCACGGCGATCCAGGTCAAAGAGCTGGCGCTGGCAGGTTCAGAAATCGTTCGTATCACGGTGAACACGCCAGAGGCTGCCCAAGCCATTGTCGCGATTCGTGAACAACTCGATCGCATGGGCGTCTCGGTGCCACTTTGTGGTGATTTTCATTTCAATGGTCACAAGTTGTTGACCCAGTTTCCCGAGTGCGCGCAGGCATTGTCGAAGTACCGCATCAATCCGGGCAACATGGGCGGTGGCAAGCGTCGCGATGACAACTTTGCTCAAATGATCGAGGTGGCATGCCGACACAACAAGCCCGTGCGCATCGGTGTGAACTGGGGCAGTCTGGACCAAGAGTTGTTGGCTCGCATGATGGATGAGAACCAGCAGCGTGCGGTACCGCTCGATGCGCAAGCGGTGATGCGCGATGCTTTGGTGGTGTCCGCGATCAGCAACGCTGAACGAGCGCAGCAACTTGGTCTGCCAGGTGATGCGATTGTCTTGTCATGCAAAGTCAGTCATGTCCAGGATTTGATTGCGGTCTATCGCGATCTCTCGGCCCGGTGCGACTACCCCTTGCACCTCGGATTGACAGAAGCGGGCATGGGCACCAAAGGTGTGGTGGCCTCTACAGCTGCCTTGGCGGTGCTGTTGCAAGAGGGCATTGGCGACACCATTCGCATTTCCCTGACACCTGAGCCAGGCGGTGACCGTTGTCGTGAGGTCGTGGTGGCGCAAGAAATCTTGCAGACCATGGGTTTGCGTGCCTTTACACCCATGGTGATTGCCTGCCCGGGTTGTGGACGCACGACCAGCACCGTGTTCCAGGAGCTCGCTGACGACATTCAACGTTATTTGCGTGAACAGATGCCAGTGTGGCGCACCCAGTACCCGGGGGTTGAGTCCATGAACGTGGCCGTCATGGGCTGTGTGGTGAATGGGCCAGGTGAGAGCCGTCATGCCGATATCGGCATCAGTTTGCCCGGCACTGGCGAGGTACCGGCGGCACCCGTGTATGTGGATGGTGTTCGCACGGTCACGCTAAAAGGGGACCGAATCGCCGAGGAGTTTCAGGTGATCGTCCAAAACTATATTGAAAAACGCTATGGCCGCCAGTCAGGCCAATAA
- the hisS gene encoding histidine--tRNA ligase: protein MTTEFKKVAAIRGMNDVLPDASHAWEAIEEILRQWLKQYGYLNMRSPVLEHTRLFTRGIGEVTDIVEKEMYTFVDSLNGESLTLRPEFTAGLVRATIEHNLLYDRPRRIYSMGPVFRHERPQRGRYRQFHQLDVEALGFAGPDVDAELILMTARLWALLGIDGIELELNSLGQLAERQAHREALIKHLEAHRDVLDEDGQRRLYTNPLRVLDTKNPAMQEMANSAPKLFDFLGDESRAHFDGVCQRLDDAGIRYRLNPRMVRGLDYYNLTVFEWVTDKLGAQATVCGGGRYDDLIALLGGKPAPAVGFAIGMERLLDLWNQCQPAQAPSECEVYLIHQGEAAQRQAARLAEKLRDAGLSVIVHASVTGSANFKAQFKRADASGAQIAVILGEDELASEQASIKWLRAEPSQAQQQRVAFAELAQYLQGQLDKVSGKKV from the coding sequence ATGACAACTGAATTTAAAAAAGTGGCTGCCATTCGTGGCATGAATGATGTTTTGCCGGATGCTTCCCATGCCTGGGAGGCCATTGAAGAGATCCTGCGCCAATGGCTTAAGCAGTATGGCTATCTGAACATGCGATCGCCCGTGCTCGAACACACGCGGCTCTTTACCCGCGGTATCGGTGAAGTCACCGATATCGTAGAAAAAGAGATGTATACCTTTGTGGATAGCTTGAATGGTGAGTCGTTAACCCTGCGTCCGGAGTTCACCGCAGGCTTGGTGCGCGCAACGATCGAGCACAACTTGTTGTATGACCGCCCGCGTCGCATCTACAGCATGGGGCCGGTGTTTCGTCATGAGCGTCCGCAACGTGGTCGCTACCGCCAGTTTCACCAGCTTGACGTGGAAGCTCTGGGGTTTGCCGGCCCGGATGTGGACGCCGAACTGATTCTGATGACCGCCCGTTTATGGGCACTGCTTGGCATTGACGGTATAGAGCTTGAGCTCAATTCTCTGGGTCAGTTGGCCGAGCGTCAGGCGCATCGTGAAGCATTGATCAAACATCTTGAAGCCCATCGTGACGTGCTCGATGAGGATGGTCAGCGACGTCTTTACACCAATCCTTTGCGGGTGCTGGACACCAAGAATCCGGCCATGCAGGAGATGGCCAATTCGGCGCCCAAATTATTTGATTTTCTGGGTGATGAATCCAGAGCACACTTTGATGGTGTTTGCCAGCGGCTTGACGATGCAGGTATCCGTTATCGCTTGAATCCGCGCATGGTACGCGGCCTCGATTATTACAATCTGACGGTGTTTGAGTGGGTCACAGACAAGCTCGGTGCGCAAGCGACGGTGTGCGGCGGCGGGCGCTATGATGACTTGATCGCATTGCTAGGTGGCAAACCTGCGCCCGCAGTCGGATTTGCCATCGGCATGGAGCGCTTGCTCGATCTGTGGAACCAGTGTCAGCCGGCGCAAGCACCATCGGAGTGCGAGGTCTATCTGATCCACCAGGGCGAGGCTGCGCAACGACAGGCGGCCAGACTGGCCGAAAAACTTCGTGATGCGGGCCTATCGGTCATTGTGCATGCCAGCGTGACTGGTTCAGCAAACTTTAAAGCCCAGTTCAAACGGGCGGATGCCAGTGGTGCACAGATTGCGGTTATCCTAGGCGAAGATGAGCTTGCCAGCGAGCAAGCATCGATTAAATGGTTGCGGGCTGAACCCAGTCAGGCTCAGCAACAGCGGGTGGCATTTGCCGAATTGGCGCAGTACCTGCAAGGACAACTCGACAAGGTTTCTGGCAAAAAGGTTTAA
- a CDS encoding YfgM family protein — MAYDLEEQEQLAQLKAWWDKYGTIALGLLSLALVVVLGWQGWNWYEGSQAQQARGYYDALERAAAQDSSDSVPRIEAAMQALQTDFGKTDYAARAALVAAQALASRNELAAATQPLKWLATSNHVALAPVAKLRLAGLYLDQGNYDQALAELNMPPDSFKALYADRRGDILAAQGKRQEAVAAWQEAIDLLGPTDALTNVVQLKIDTMGS, encoded by the coding sequence ATGGCGTACGATTTAGAAGAACAGGAACAGTTAGCACAGCTAAAAGCGTGGTGGGACAAGTACGGCACCATTGCGCTGGGATTATTGTCCTTGGCGCTCGTGGTGGTGCTTGGCTGGCAGGGTTGGAACTGGTATGAGGGTAGCCAGGCACAACAGGCGCGTGGCTATTACGATGCACTTGAGCGCGCGGCGGCACAAGACAGCAGCGACAGCGTGCCGCGTATCGAGGCAGCCATGCAGGCGCTGCAGACGGATTTTGGTAAGACAGACTATGCGGCACGGGCTGCGTTGGTGGCTGCGCAGGCGCTCGCTAGCCGCAATGAACTTGCTGCTGCAACGCAACCGCTTAAATGGCTGGCCACGAGCAACCATGTTGCACTGGCGCCAGTGGCCAAACTTCGCTTGGCAGGTCTTTATCTCGATCAAGGCAACTACGATCAGGCGTTGGCTGAGCTGAACATGCCACCAGACTCATTCAAGGCGTTATACGCTGATCGTCGTGGCGACATTCTGGCTGCCCAAGGCAAGCGTCAAGAAGCCGTCGCAGCCTGGCAAGAGGCGATTGACTTGCTTGGGCCCACCGATGCGCTGACCAATGTTGTGCAACTAAAGATTGATACCATGGGCTCGTGA
- the bamB gene encoding outer membrane protein assembly factor BamB: MLRTQDFKPMPARWLMWVAIATSLVLAGCASSDTRNDPAPLTQYTPQVSPAIGWRAPVGSGSSYGFAPAIVGNAVFAASRDGKVARIDAAQGTTVWNSQVAKELSAGVGSDGQTVAVVTPAGEVIALDANGEVKWRARAASEVSVVPWVGDGVVVVRSGDYRVQAFNAANGERIWSVQRPGPALALRAPARMNQIQGLILSGMPGGRLLAIEPGSGAVVWEGIVAVPRGASDLERVNDVVGIPVVRGDVFCAAAYQGRVICFNAKEGGRTVWANNLSSIVGMTADNVRAYVPDNRDRMHAYELEDGDAVWVQDALRNRRVTEPGVVGSWVLVGDLDGYVHALSAQTGELGGRISVGGGAIFAPVQTMTGGALVQAGDSSVVLIQLN, from the coding sequence ATGTTGCGAACACAGGATTTCAAACCAATGCCAGCTCGCTGGCTGATGTGGGTGGCGATTGCCACCAGTCTGGTGCTAGCCGGGTGTGCGAGTTCAGACACACGCAACGATCCTGCGCCATTGACCCAGTACACCCCCCAAGTCAGCCCGGCCATCGGTTGGCGTGCGCCAGTCGGTAGCGGCAGCTCGTATGGTTTTGCGCCAGCTATCGTCGGTAACGCTGTCTTTGCAGCCTCGCGCGATGGCAAAGTCGCGCGCATAGATGCGGCTCAAGGCACGACGGTCTGGAATAGCCAAGTGGCTAAAGAACTCTCGGCCGGTGTGGGCTCAGACGGGCAGACCGTCGCTGTTGTGACGCCAGCAGGCGAGGTAATTGCGCTAGACGCCAACGGTGAGGTGAAGTGGCGAGCCCGTGCGGCTAGCGAGGTCAGTGTGGTGCCTTGGGTAGGCGATGGCGTGGTGGTGGTGCGCTCGGGTGACTATCGGGTACAGGCCTTTAACGCAGCCAACGGTGAACGGATCTGGAGTGTCCAGCGACCTGGACCTGCGCTGGCGCTCAGAGCACCGGCCCGCATGAATCAGATACAAGGCTTGATACTGTCAGGCATGCCCGGTGGACGGTTACTCGCCATCGAGCCAGGCAGCGGTGCGGTGGTCTGGGAGGGTATTGTGGCCGTGCCGCGTGGCGCCAGTGATCTGGAGCGCGTCAATGACGTGGTCGGCATTCCGGTTGTCCGTGGCGACGTGTTTTGTGCGGCGGCTTATCAGGGACGTGTGATTTGCTTTAACGCCAAAGAGGGTGGGCGCACCGTGTGGGCCAATAATCTATCGAGTATTGTGGGCATGACCGCTGACAATGTGCGGGCCTATGTGCCGGATAACCGCGATCGAATGCACGCCTACGAGCTTGAGGATGGAGACGCCGTCTGGGTGCAGGACGCTTTGCGTAACCGTCGTGTGACCGAGCCGGGTGTTGTTGGCAGCTGGGTTTTAGTGGGTGACCTCGATGGCTATGTGCATGCCTTGTCTGCCCAGACCGGTGAGTTGGGCGGTCGCATCAGCGTTGGCGGGGGCGCTATCTTTGCACCCGTACAAACCATGACCGGCGGTGCCTTGGTGCAAGCCGGGGATAGCTCTGTTGTTTTAATTCAGTTGAACTAA
- the der gene encoding ribosome biogenesis GTPase Der gives MAFKPVVTLVGRPNVGKSTLFNRLTRSRAALVADFAGLTRDRHYGEGRVGDIPFIVVDTGGFEPVAKTGILHHMARQTEQAIAESDVVIFLVDARAGLNAHDQDIASLLRKSGQKVLLCVNKAEGMSHTAAVAEFHELGLGEPHAISASHGDGVMSLIEEALSSFAPQGSSGQALDDQDTPELIDGDKHRIKLAIVGRPNVGKSTLINTLVGENRVIAFDLPGTTRDAIEVEFERDGRQYTLIDTAGLRRRGKVFEAVEKFSVIKTLQAIEACNVVLLMLDAQQEISDQDAHIAGFVVESGRALVVAINKWDNADSERRERIKREFDRKLKFLSFAKVHTISALRGQGVNVVMKSVVAAHSAAFAKLSTPKLTRVLQDAVIQQPPPRKGIFRPKMRYAHQGGQNPPRIIVHGNALDAIANPYRRYLESKFRDAFELAGTPLRIEFKSSHNPYVDG, from the coding sequence GTGGCCTTTAAACCTGTTGTCACCCTAGTCGGGCGTCCCAATGTGGGCAAATCGACCCTTTTTAACCGCCTGACCCGCTCGCGCGCGGCCTTGGTGGCTGACTTCGCCGGCTTGACGCGTGACCGGCATTACGGTGAGGGGCGCGTGGGAGACATCCCTTTTATTGTGGTGGACACCGGCGGCTTTGAACCAGTAGCCAAAACAGGTATCTTGCATCACATGGCGCGTCAGACCGAGCAAGCCATTGCCGAATCCGACGTGGTGATCTTTTTGGTTGATGCCAGAGCCGGCTTGAATGCGCATGACCAGGATATTGCCAGCTTGCTACGCAAGTCAGGGCAGAAGGTGCTGTTGTGCGTGAACAAAGCCGAAGGCATGAGCCACACCGCGGCAGTCGCTGAGTTTCACGAGCTCGGTCTTGGTGAGCCGCATGCAATCTCAGCCTCGCATGGCGACGGGGTGATGTCGCTAATCGAAGAGGCGTTATCCTCATTTGCGCCGCAAGGCTCTTCAGGCCAAGCGCTCGACGATCAAGACACACCCGAGCTCATTGACGGCGACAAGCATCGAATCAAGTTGGCCATTGTCGGGCGGCCTAACGTGGGCAAGTCCACGTTGATCAACACGCTAGTCGGTGAGAACCGGGTCATTGCGTTTGATCTGCCTGGCACCACCCGGGATGCGATTGAAGTCGAGTTTGAGCGTGATGGCCGTCAGTACACCTTGATTGATACAGCGGGCTTGCGTCGGCGTGGCAAAGTGTTCGAAGCGGTTGAAAAATTCTCGGTCATCAAGACCCTGCAGGCGATCGAAGCCTGTAATGTGGTGCTCTTGATGCTAGATGCCCAGCAAGAGATTTCTGATCAGGATGCTCACATCGCGGGCTTTGTGGTGGAGTCGGGCCGGGCATTGGTGGTGGCCATTAACAAATGGGACAACGCCGATAGCGAGCGACGCGAGCGCATCAAACGGGAGTTTGATCGCAAGCTCAAGTTTTTAAGTTTCGCCAAGGTGCATACGATCTCGGCCTTGCGCGGGCAAGGCGTTAATGTGGTCATGAAGTCGGTCGTGGCTGCCCATTCGGCTGCGTTTGCGAAACTCTCCACGCCCAAGCTGACCCGCGTATTGCAAGATGCGGTTATACAACAACCGCCTCCGCGCAAAGGGATATTTCGCCCCAAAATGCGCTATGCCCACCAGGGTGGCCAGAATCCGCCGCGCATCATCGTGCACGGCAATGCACTCGATGCGATTGCCAATCCGTACAGACGCTATCTTGAGTCCAAGTTCCGGGACGCGTTTGAGCTTGCAGGCACGCCATTGCGCATCGAATTCAAGTCTTCTCACAACCCTTACGTTGACGGCTAA